The genomic stretch GCGATTTCTTTCATTGGCGTGATAGTCCCGAGTACATTAGAAACATGAGCTAATGCAACGATTTTCGTTTTTTCACCAATCGTTTTTTTCGCTTGTTCCACAGAAATCGTGCCATCTTCTTCTAGTTCGATATATTTCAAAACCGCGCCCTTGCGTTTAGCTAGTTGTTGCCACGGAATCAAATTGGAATGATGCTCTAGATAAGAAATAACAATCTCATCGCCAGCTTCAATATTTGCTTCCGCGTAACTATCTACAACTAAATTAATCGTTGAAGTAGTACCTCTTGTGAAAATAATTTCTGCTACTTCACGCGCATGAATAAACTTGGCTACTTTACCTCGAGCTGATTCATAAGCATCCGTCGCTCTTGCTGCAAGTGTATGCACACCGCGGTGAACGTTCGCATTATCAAACTCATAGTAATGTGTTAAAGCTTCAATAACTTGTTTCGGCTTTTGTGAAGTGGCAGCATTATCTAAATAAGCTAGCGGTTTTTCATTTATTTCTTGAGCTAAAATTGGAAAATCCGCCCGAATTTTTTGGATATCAATCATTTAGCGCACTTTCCCTTCGATTACTTCACGAAGCATCGTTTTCACACTTTCGATTGGTAACTGACGAACAACAGGGTCTAAGAAGCCATGAATAACTAATCTTTCTGCTTCTTTTTGAGAAATCCCGCGACTCATCAAATAGAATAATTGTAGTGGATCAACGCGTCCAACAGAAGCCGCATGCCCTGCTACTACGTCATTTTCATCAATTAATAAAATTGGGTTCGCATCACCGCGTGCTTCAGGACTAAGCATCAGTACACGTGATTCTTGTTGTGCATCTGACTTAGAAGCGCCATGTTTAATGTGACCAATTCCGTTAAAAATAGTTGTCGCTCTTTCTTTCATAACACCATGGGATAAAATCGTACCATTAGAAGCTTTACCGTAATGCGTCACGCGCGTTGTCACGTTTTGCGTTTGCTTACCGCGTCCAACAGTCACCGTTTTCACATCAGCAGAAGAGCCGTCTCCCATTAGGTTTGTTACGTTCTCGTTGATAGTATCGCCATCATTCATCAGGCCAAGCGCCCATTCAATTTGGCTATCTGTTCCAATGTGTCCACGACGGTTCACATATGTCGTAACATCACTTGCAAGATTGTCTACACCGCCAAAAGTAATGCGCGCATTTTTCTCAGCGATTACTTCTTCCACAATGCTAACAATCCCTTTAGGTGCGTTATCTACCGTTACGTAGTTTTCCACATAAGTGACTGCGCTATTATCATCCGCCACAAGCAACACGTGATTAACAAGTGGAGATTCCGCTTTATCTTGTACGAAAACAGCTTGAATTGGTGCTTTCACTTCGACATTTTTAGGAACATAAAGGAAAATCCCACCGTTCACAAGCGCCGCATGAAAAGCAGTCAGTTTGTGTTCATTCACTTGAACTGCATCTTTCATGAAATATTTCTTCACAAGTTCAGGATGGTTTTTCACAGCCGAAATAATATCTGTGAAAATAACGCCTTGGTCAACTAGTTCTTGTTGCAACTGAAGTCTCGCAGGTCTTTCATCCATTTGAACGTAAAAATTGGCTTCTTTATTATCTAAATCAACTAAATTCGCTACTTTTTCCGGTAGAGTTTCATTCGTTACGCCTTCTTTAAAAGGTATAAACGTCTCAAACTTTGTGAAATTCCAGCGAGTAATTTTTGTTTTATCCACAAAAGGCAAGTCCAGTTCCCCGTAGGCTTTAAAAGCATTGCGACGGATATCTAAAAACCAATCCGGTTCATTCGCATTACTTGAAAAAGCGTGGATAAAATCATCTTTAATCGTCATATTTTCTGCCATGATTTTAACCTCACTTCCTTATTGTTGGTCTACTGCTTCTTCTTCCTCAAGTTCGATACCAAGCTCTTGTTTAATCCAGTCATAACCTTCTGCTTCTAAACGTTTCGCAAGTTCAGGTCCGCCTTCTTTTACTACTTTACCTTGCATCATTACGTGAACAAAATCTGGTGTGATGTAGTTCAGTAAACGTTGGTAATGGGTAATGATTAAGCAACCGAATCCTTCGCCGCGCATTTCATTTACACCTTTAGAGACAACTTTAAGCGCATCGATATCAAGACCAGAGTCAATTTCATCTAAAATCGCTAATTTTGGCTCGATCATTAATAATTGCAAGATTTCATTACGTTTTTTCTCTCCGCCTGAAAATCCTTCATTTAAATAACGTTCCGCCATTTCTTCGTCCATATCTAAAATATCCATTTTGGCATCTAGTTTGCGGATGAATTGCATTACTGGAATTTCGTCGCCTTCTTCGCGGCGGCTATTGATTGCTGCACGAATGAATTCAGCGTTTGTAACACCACTAATCTCACTTGGATATTGCATCGCTAAGAAAAGACCAGCACGAGCGCGTTCGTCTACTTCCATTTCGAGTACATCTTCCCCGTCAAGCGTGATTGTTCCTTGTGTTACTTCATATTTTGGATGCCCCATAATAGCTGAGGACAACGTAGATTTACCTGTTCCGTTCGGTCCCATGATAGCGTGGATTTCGCCAGTTGAAATTTCCAGGTTAACACCCTTCAAAATTTCTTTTCCTTCTATTTCAACATGTAAATCTTGAATCTTTAAAGTTGCCATAAAAAAGTCCTCCCTAGTGTAAAATTTGCATAATCCTAGTTTAGTATAATTCTAATCTGATTACAACTATAAAAACCAGTATTCTTCGCATTCTCCCCTTCATTCTACTATTAATAAAGGTTTTTTACCAGTTTTCTAGCATTATCACTGTTTCTATTTTATTTGAGAATCCGTCCCTAAAAAAATACAACGTGTCATACCAATAAATGAAAGGGATTTTTCATCCTAAAAAAGGGATTGTATATCTTATTTATATATGGTATTGTTGTAACGTAACAAAATTGCAACATAATAACTTTTTTGTAATAAACGATTACTTATTGAAGGAGAATTTAAAATATGAAGAAAGCAATAATGGCTGCGACCATCTTTGTATTGCTTTTAGCCACGTTATCCGGGTGTAGCTCCCCTAAATCTGACTTCACTGCCGCCTTGCAAAAAACAGCTGAAAACCGACAATATACAACAAATGTGACATTCCAAGTAAATAACCTCTCAGAAAGTTACATAAAAAAACTTGGTCCTGAAATCGACTTAAATCAACTTAAAAAATCGAACATCCAATATAAAATTTCTGTTGATAGTGATTCCGCATCTTCCTACAGCGCATCTTCTATTCACTGGAAAGGAAAAAAACCACTTGATTTAACAATACATGCACTTCAAAACAGCGATGACGGAAAAGCTTATATTCCTGTATCTGATTTCTACGACGCTTCTGATAGCATCTCCAGTTTATTACCGGATTCAGCAGCTAGAATTTTCAACCAGGTACTAGATCAAAACAAAGACTTGGAGTCGAAGTATTTAAACCTATTCGAAACAATTCAAAATTTTTCCAATCAAACAATTGATACAGAAACTGTAGACCGCCAAGCAAAAGTATTGAAAAAAATGGAAGAAACTGCCGGCATTGCGATTTATAGTTATCTAAACGACCTAGATGACCAACACTTCACTTCAAAAGATAATGGTGACATCGTCCTAAAATTATCTAAAAACGAGATTAGCGATTTAGTTAATTCCGTTATCACCAAACTTGATGATAACGGAAGTGTTGTAGCACTTATTGGAGAAATTGACGGTAGCACTCAAAAAGCAGCAAAGAAAAAATGGAACAATGCTCAAAAAAGTATCCAATCATCCTTAAAAGCTCTAACAGAAAACAAAGCACAAACATTAGATTTCAAATTAACATTAACTCCTGACAGCAAAAAAGGATTTAGTAAAGCGATTATCACTACTAATTTTGAAGATACCAAAACAA from Listeria monocytogenes ATCC 19117 encodes the following:
- the sufD gene encoding Fe-S cluster assembly protein SufD encodes the protein MAENMTIKDDFIHAFSSNANEPDWFLDIRRNAFKAYGELDLPFVDKTKITRWNFTKFETFIPFKEGVTNETLPEKVANLVDLDNKEANFYVQMDERPARLQLQQELVDQGVIFTDIISAVKNHPELVKKYFMKDAVQVNEHKLTAFHAALVNGGIFLYVPKNVEVKAPIQAVFVQDKAESPLVNHVLLVADDNSAVTYVENYVTVDNAPKGIVSIVEEVIAEKNARITFGGVDNLASDVTTYVNRRGHIGTDSQIEWALGLMNDGDTINENVTNLMGDGSSADVKTVTVGRGKQTQNVTTRVTHYGKASNGTILSHGVMKERATTIFNGIGHIKHGASKSDAQQESRVLMLSPEARGDANPILLIDENDVVAGHAASVGRVDPLQLFYLMSRGISQKEAERLVIHGFLDPVVRQLPIESVKTMLREVIEGKVR
- the sufC gene encoding Fe-S cluster assembly ATPase SufC, which translates into the protein MATLKIQDLHVEIEGKEILKGVNLEISTGEIHAIMGPNGTGKSTLSSAIMGHPKYEVTQGTITLDGEDVLEMEVDERARAGLFLAMQYPSEISGVTNAEFIRAAINSRREEGDEIPVMQFIRKLDAKMDILDMDEEMAERYLNEGFSGGEKKRNEILQLLMIEPKLAILDEIDSGLDIDALKVVSKGVNEMRGEGFGCLIITHYQRLLNYITPDFVHVMMQGKVVKEGGPELAKRLEAEGYDWIKQELGIELEEEEAVDQQ